A genomic region of Rhodohalobacter sp. SW132 contains the following coding sequences:
- the ettA gene encoding energy-dependent translational throttle protein EttA, with the protein MVGVSKVYKPNKRVLNDIYLSFFYGAKIGVLGLNGSGKSTLLRIIAGEDENYIGDISRQKGTTFGYLEQEPELDPSKTVRDIVEEGVQETMDLLKAYEEINEKFSDPDADFDALIAKQSKLQEKIDQIGAWDIDSKLKQAMEALRCPPEDASVEHLSGGERRRVALCRLLLKKPDVLLLDEPTNHLDAESVGWLEQHLARYEGTVIAVTHDRYFLDNVAGWILELDRGEGIPFEGNYTSWLEQKKDRLSQEEKEESKRQKTLQQELEWIRENPKGRRKKSKARINQYEELLSEDRKKRREEMEIFIPAGPRLGDKVIEAKGVKKGYDDKLLVEDMEFSLPPGGIVGVIGPNGAGKTTLFKMINGEEKPDEGTLEIGDTVELGYVDQKRPLDPSKSIWEEISGGQDFVKLGDREVNSRAYVARFNFSGSDQQKKVSEISGGERNRVHLAKMLKEGSNVLLLDEPTNDLDVNTLRALEEAILDFAGCVVVISHDRWFLDRVATHILAFEGNSQVKWFEGNYQEYEENRRERLGISEDQPERIQYKKLMRE; encoded by the coding sequence ATGGTTGGGGTCAGTAAAGTTTATAAACCCAACAAACGTGTACTGAATGATATTTACCTCTCTTTTTTTTACGGAGCAAAAATTGGTGTTCTTGGCCTGAATGGGTCCGGAAAAAGTACGCTCCTCAGAATTATCGCCGGAGAGGATGAGAATTACATCGGTGATATCAGCCGCCAGAAGGGAACAACGTTTGGATACCTGGAGCAGGAACCGGAACTCGATCCCTCCAAAACGGTGCGGGATATTGTTGAAGAGGGTGTTCAGGAGACGATGGACCTTTTAAAAGCGTATGAAGAGATCAATGAAAAATTCAGTGATCCGGATGCCGATTTTGATGCTCTGATTGCCAAACAATCTAAACTTCAGGAAAAAATTGACCAGATTGGTGCGTGGGATATTGATAGCAAGCTGAAGCAGGCGATGGAGGCACTGCGTTGTCCGCCCGAAGATGCGTCGGTAGAACATCTGTCGGGAGGTGAACGGCGCCGAGTGGCACTTTGCCGGCTTCTGTTGAAGAAACCCGATGTACTTCTGCTTGATGAACCTACCAACCACCTGGATGCCGAATCAGTGGGTTGGCTGGAGCAGCACCTTGCGCGATATGAGGGAACGGTAATTGCCGTTACGCATGATCGTTATTTTCTGGATAATGTTGCCGGATGGATCCTGGAACTCGATCGCGGAGAAGGGATTCCGTTTGAGGGGAATTATACATCATGGCTGGAGCAGAAAAAAGACCGGCTCTCGCAGGAGGAAAAAGAGGAATCCAAACGTCAAAAAACGCTGCAACAGGAGCTGGAATGGATACGGGAGAATCCGAAAGGACGCCGCAAGAAGAGCAAAGCGCGGATCAATCAATACGAGGAACTGCTTTCCGAAGATCGCAAAAAGCGCCGCGAGGAGATGGAGATTTTCATACCGGCCGGGCCCCGATTGGGTGACAAAGTGATTGAAGCGAAAGGCGTGAAAAAGGGATATGACGACAAACTGCTTGTTGAAGATATGGAGTTCAGTTTGCCGCCGGGCGGAATTGTGGGTGTGATCGGCCCGAACGGAGCCGGAAAAACCACGCTATTCAAGATGATAAACGGTGAAGAGAAACCGGATGAAGGGACCCTTGAGATCGGGGATACGGTGGAGCTTGGGTATGTAGACCAAAAGCGTCCGCTGGACCCGTCAAAATCAATCTGGGAAGAGATTTCGGGCGGACAGGATTTTGTAAAGCTGGGTGATCGCGAAGTGAACTCACGCGCCTACGTTGCGCGTTTCAATTTCAGCGGGAGCGATCAGCAGAAGAAAGTATCTGAGATATCCGGCGGCGAGCGTAATCGCGTGCACCTGGCCAAGATGCTGAAGGAGGGAAGCAACGTACTCCTTCTTGATGAGCCGACGAACGATCTGGACGTTAACACACTGCGTGCCCTCGAAGAGGCAATACTCGATTTTGCCGGCTGTGTAGTTGTAATATCCCACGACAGGTGGTTTTTAGATCGTGTGGCTACCCATATCCTGGCTTTCGAAGGCAACAGCCAGGTGAAGTGGTTCGAAGGCAATTACCAGGAATATGAAGAGAACCGCCGTGAACGGCTGGGTATTTCTGAGGATCAGCCTGAGAGGATTCAGTATAAGAAACTGATGCGGGAGTAA
- a CDS encoding family 16 glycoside hydrolase, translated as MVKILFVGLILLITGIHSTLTGQSNGLSYEVIDLSNLEDFQETTENWKIGGTVFMDLYERHAVELSSGEGVLINDSAGDNPQDIFTSWEHGDLDLELQFMMAKESNSGIYFQGRYELQMLDSWGEKNPIFSDMGGVYQWSENGRGVGGIAPLTNASRAPGLWQHLEVRFRAPRFDENGEKISHAKLEEVKLNGVLIHRNVNLVHPTGGAISNEETAKGPLRFQGDHGPVAFRNIRYKMYDYSPLKLDNLTYKLYEGNFETADDVGDSRSTEEGSLEKIDLEMLSASGEFAVVYHGEIHVDQPGEYFFDVRSDGGHRVTIGNELLSERGDDARRGDSNTETITLTEGTHSFELIYFRGARGGQPAVGLMAEGPGIRMHSLHRENALPINQQRPPSLLKPEDNKPIVFHGFMRMEDKVHTHTAAVGFPSGAHFALDQNNGSLMRFWKGDFLDISTMWIGRGGGNLSLNEQAALTLSGAPSMAYLSSESEAWPDSLQNGIEYRLKGYQFDANNAPIFHYTFDHAEIKDSIIPHNDGKELKRTIYFDMNGADRNLLYRIVNGESISQLPNGLYQVNNKSFFLQLNNDSDNNAWIRDTSHGQELLIRVDDLNDHSLSYTLIW; from the coding sequence ATGGTGAAAATTTTATTTGTAGGGCTGATTTTATTGATTACTGGAATTCATTCTACCCTCACAGGTCAGTCTAATGGATTATCTTATGAGGTGATAGATCTGAGCAATCTGGAGGACTTTCAGGAAACAACCGAAAACTGGAAAATCGGTGGAACTGTCTTTATGGATCTGTATGAACGCCATGCCGTAGAACTTTCATCAGGTGAGGGCGTTTTGATCAATGATAGTGCGGGTGACAATCCTCAGGATATTTTCACATCCTGGGAACATGGTGATCTGGATCTGGAACTGCAATTTATGATGGCTAAAGAGTCCAATTCCGGTATTTATTTCCAGGGTAGGTATGAACTTCAGATGTTAGACAGCTGGGGTGAAAAAAATCCAATATTCAGTGATATGGGTGGAGTCTACCAGTGGTCGGAGAATGGCAGAGGTGTAGGCGGAATTGCTCCCCTAACAAATGCAAGCAGAGCTCCGGGGCTTTGGCAGCATCTTGAAGTCAGGTTCAGAGCACCGCGATTTGATGAAAACGGTGAAAAAATTTCACATGCAAAATTGGAAGAGGTAAAACTAAATGGTGTGCTGATTCACAGGAATGTGAACCTCGTTCATCCCACTGGTGGAGCAATTAGTAATGAGGAAACAGCAAAAGGACCCCTGCGATTCCAGGGGGATCACGGCCCGGTTGCATTTCGAAATATTCGGTACAAAATGTATGATTATTCACCATTAAAACTGGACAATCTCACCTATAAGCTCTACGAGGGCAACTTTGAAACTGCAGATGATGTTGGAGATTCCCGGTCAACGGAAGAAGGATCGCTGGAAAAAATCGATCTTGAGATGCTGAGTGCTTCCGGTGAGTTTGCGGTGGTTTACCATGGTGAAATCCATGTTGATCAACCTGGAGAATATTTCTTTGATGTGCGTTCTGATGGTGGTCATAGAGTAACGATTGGCAACGAGCTTCTTTCGGAACGGGGAGACGATGCACGCCGGGGGGATTCAAATACAGAAACGATTACCCTTACTGAAGGCACCCATTCTTTCGAACTGATCTATTTTCGCGGGGCAAGGGGCGGGCAGCCGGCCGTTGGATTAATGGCTGAAGGGCCGGGAATTCGAATGCATTCACTACATAGGGAAAATGCGTTACCAATCAATCAACAGCGTCCGCCGAGTTTGCTGAAGCCTGAGGATAATAAACCGATCGTGTTTCACGGTTTTATGAGGATGGAAGATAAGGTTCACACACATACAGCGGCTGTTGGATTTCCATCAGGCGCACATTTTGCACTCGATCAGAACAATGGAAGCCTGATGAGATTCTGGAAGGGTGATTTTTTAGATATCTCCACGATGTGGATTGGACGAGGTGGCGGGAATCTCTCACTCAACGAGCAGGCAGCACTAACACTCTCTGGTGCTCCGTCAATGGCGTACTTGAGCAGCGAATCAGAAGCATGGCCCGACTCACTACAGAATGGGATCGAGTATCGTCTTAAAGGCTATCAGTTTGATGCAAACAATGCCCCCATATTTCATTACACGTTTGATCACGCAGAAATTAAAGATTCCATCATCCCGCATAATGATGGAAAGGAGTTGAAGCGAACAATCTATTTTGATATGAATGGTGCGGACAGGAACCTGTTGTATCGAATCGTTAATGGCGAGTCAATTTCTCAGCTGCCAAATGGTCTTTATCAGGTAAATAATAAAAGCTTCTTCCTGCAGCTCAATAACGATTCTGATAATAATGCCTGGATCCGTGATACAAGCCATGGCCAGGAATTGCTTATCAGGGTAGACGATCTGAATGATCATTCTCTCTCTTATACACTCATCTGGTAG
- a CDS encoding fumarylacetoacetate hydrolase family protein → MKLIRFGNPGNEKPGIIDENGNWLHTSSVTNDYTPAFFADGGLNKLEAWLKDTTTSKSAVDSSQRLGPPVTGSGKIVCVGLNYADHAREGGMDIPEEPILFFKATSAIVGPNDDMIIPKNSKKTDWEVELAVVIGKKATYVPEEEALDYIAGYCVHNDYSEREFQLERGGQWVKGKSCDTFAPIGPYLATQDEVNDVHNLKLWLKVNGEMKQDGSTRDFIFGIPYLVSYISKFMTLHPGDIISTGTPAGVGLGFKPPQFLKPGDIVELGIDGLGTSKQQVKSWDL, encoded by the coding sequence ATGAAACTAATCAGATTCGGCAACCCGGGAAACGAGAAACCTGGCATTATAGACGAGAATGGAAATTGGCTTCATACAAGTTCAGTTACAAATGACTATACGCCTGCATTTTTTGCTGATGGTGGATTGAATAAGTTAGAAGCCTGGCTGAAAGACACAACAACTTCAAAATCCGCGGTGGATTCTTCGCAGCGGCTGGGACCTCCGGTAACAGGATCAGGTAAAATAGTATGTGTGGGCTTAAATTATGCTGATCACGCCAGGGAAGGCGGAATGGATATACCTGAGGAGCCTATTCTGTTTTTTAAAGCTACGTCGGCTATCGTTGGACCGAATGACGATATGATCATTCCGAAAAACAGCAAAAAAACGGACTGGGAAGTTGAACTGGCGGTTGTAATCGGAAAGAAAGCTACCTATGTACCGGAAGAGGAAGCTCTCGATTATATCGCCGGATATTGTGTACACAACGACTATAGCGAGAGGGAGTTTCAGCTCGAAAGGGGAGGTCAGTGGGTGAAGGGTAAAAGCTGTGATACATTTGCCCCCATCGGTCCTTACCTGGCAACACAGGATGAGGTGAATGATGTACATAATCTGAAACTTTGGCTGAAGGTAAACGGAGAGATGAAACAGGACGGTTCTACCCGTGATTTTATCTTTGGTATACCCTACCTGGTCAGTTATATCTCGAAATTCATGACCCTGCATCCGGGCGATATTATATCAACGGGAACACCTGCAGGGGTTGGGCTGGGTTTTAAACCTCCTCAATTTCTGAAACCGGGTGATATTGTGGAACTCGGTATCGATGGGCTGGGGACGTCAAAACAACAAGTTAAGAGTTGGGATTTATAG
- a CDS encoding SDR family NAD(P)-dependent oxidoreductase → MSFTDKAIIITGGAKGIGEGCARIFHRDNGNVAIFDVDEKAGTGLARDLGDRCRFYRCDVSSEKQVQQAVSDVIKDYGRVDVLVNNAGILKYSGVTDTSEEEWEHVMEVNVKGAFLCAKHTIPYMQKQGKGVVVNMSSVQAFVAQKNVAAYIASKSALIGLTRSIAVDYAPEIRSVAICPGGVDTPMNREAFSQSADPDKVRQETIDIHLVERMANQREIGELVAFVSGEKGAFITGQPIRIDGGIGIKLSGSI, encoded by the coding sequence ATGTCATTCACAGATAAAGCCATCATCATAACCGGAGGTGCAAAAGGCATAGGGGAAGGTTGTGCCCGTATTTTTCATCGTGATAACGGTAATGTTGCAATTTTTGATGTAGACGAAAAAGCAGGTACCGGGCTTGCCCGGGATCTGGGTGATCGATGCCGGTTTTACCGGTGTGATGTATCCAGTGAGAAACAGGTACAACAAGCAGTTAGCGATGTAATAAAGGACTATGGCAGAGTGGATGTGCTTGTCAACAATGCCGGAATTCTGAAATATTCAGGCGTGACGGATACCAGCGAGGAGGAATGGGAACATGTGATGGAAGTGAATGTGAAAGGTGCTTTTTTGTGTGCCAAACACACCATCCCTTACATGCAGAAGCAAGGTAAAGGAGTTGTGGTGAACATGTCGAGCGTTCAGGCTTTTGTAGCCCAGAAAAATGTAGCCGCGTATATTGCCTCAAAATCGGCGTTAATCGGCCTAACCAGAAGTATTGCCGTAGACTATGCTCCGGAAATCCGGTCTGTGGCAATATGTCCTGGAGGTGTGGATACACCGATGAACCGCGAGGCATTCAGCCAGTCTGCCGATCCGGATAAGGTGCGTCAGGAAACGATTGATATTCACCTGGTTGAAAGAATGGCCAATCAGAGGGAGATTGGTGAATTAGTGGCATTTGTATCGGGTGAAAAAGGGGCTTTTATTACGGGGCAGCCGATTCGGATTGACGGGGGGATTGGGATCAAGTTGAGTGGCAGTATTTGA
- a CDS encoding plastocyanin/azurin family copper-binding protein: MKENYFKSTLRMSSHLLNRLGKLKILFLTFLLSCFSALTFVPASQAFYQQVISDDPPITEPNEEDYYQIRDVVVPDDIVLEVGGIALLPSGQLAVATRRGEIWTISNPAMENGSAPHFTKFAEGMYETLGLVYQDGSLYTSQRGELTRLTDTNGDGRADLYERVYAWPISGHYHEYSFGPAFLPNGNMVVTGNVAFGNPRWWEAESRVPWRGWSMIITPEGDMKPFSSGMRSPAGIAVNSRGEILYTENEGDWIGSGFLAHVEEGDFHGNPAGLRWADRPESPVDVRREDIVDSERPMYESAERVPGIKLPAVWIPHTLMGISTSDILEATDNSFGPYEGHYFIGDQGHALINRIVMEKVNGQYQGVVFPFRRGFASGVLRMEWGEDGAMYVGMTDRGWSSTGERGYGLQRLEWNGEVPFEMRNIEARPDGFEIEFTKPVDQERAANLAHYNVTNFTYMYRYDYGSPIIRQEEAPVRGLKISDDGLRVRIVVDNLREKYVHEVRLGEIHSEDGIPLLHNTGYYTLNYIPAGDALMDDELTAIIDPAQPRDVVSPATDLVQEESNAEEIREESDDLPVAKRVTELPESWVDGPDRTIRLGTKPGLQFDMETIEVNSGSKIRLEFINDDDMQHNVVIVQPGTADEVGEEAMLLGLQGPEMQYVPDNDNVLFYTAILRPGMSESIYFTAPDIPGEYTYVCTFPGHHIVMRGRLIVN, from the coding sequence ATGAAAGAAAATTACTTTAAAAGCACACTCAGAATGTCCAGCCATTTATTAAATAGATTAGGTAAGCTAAAGATCCTGTTTTTAACGTTTTTATTGTCTTGTTTTTCTGCGCTTACCTTTGTTCCTGCAAGTCAGGCATTTTATCAGCAGGTCATATCTGACGATCCCCCTATTACAGAGCCAAATGAAGAGGACTACTATCAGATCCGGGATGTGGTAGTTCCAGACGACATTGTATTGGAAGTTGGAGGCATCGCCTTGCTGCCAAGTGGCCAGCTGGCCGTGGCAACCCGCCGCGGTGAGATATGGACGATCAGCAATCCGGCAATGGAAAATGGCAGCGCACCACACTTTACGAAATTTGCTGAAGGTATGTATGAAACACTTGGACTTGTTTATCAGGACGGTTCACTTTACACCTCTCAGCGGGGAGAATTGACCCGACTGACAGATACAAACGGTGATGGGAGAGCCGATCTGTATGAAAGGGTTTATGCCTGGCCGATATCAGGACACTATCACGAGTACTCTTTTGGGCCGGCATTTTTGCCAAATGGCAATATGGTGGTGACTGGAAATGTCGCGTTCGGTAACCCCAGGTGGTGGGAAGCTGAAAGCAGGGTCCCCTGGAGAGGATGGTCTATGATTATCACTCCTGAGGGAGATATGAAACCGTTTTCGTCAGGTATGCGGTCACCTGCTGGAATTGCTGTTAATAGCCGGGGTGAAATTCTCTACACCGAAAACGAAGGAGACTGGATTGGGTCAGGTTTTCTGGCTCATGTGGAAGAGGGCGATTTTCATGGAAATCCTGCCGGTTTACGATGGGCTGACAGGCCAGAATCACCAGTTGATGTGCGAAGAGAGGATATCGTTGATAGTGAACGTCCGATGTATGAATCAGCGGAACGCGTGCCAGGTATTAAACTGCCGGCGGTTTGGATCCCTCATACCCTGATGGGGATTTCTACATCAGATATACTTGAAGCTACGGATAATTCATTTGGCCCTTATGAAGGTCATTACTTTATAGGTGATCAGGGACATGCTTTAATTAATCGTATTGTGATGGAAAAAGTAAACGGCCAGTACCAGGGTGTTGTATTTCCATTTAGAAGAGGATTTGCATCCGGAGTTCTCAGGATGGAGTGGGGTGAAGATGGGGCCATGTATGTTGGTATGACAGACCGGGGATGGTCTTCAACCGGTGAAAGAGGGTACGGCCTGCAGCGCCTGGAATGGAATGGTGAGGTGCCTTTTGAAATGAGAAATATTGAAGCGAGGCCGGACGGTTTTGAAATCGAATTCACGAAACCTGTTGACCAGGAGCGGGCAGCTAATTTAGCTCACTACAATGTGACCAACTTCACGTATATGTATAGGTACGATTACGGCAGTCCGATCATTCGTCAGGAAGAGGCTCCAGTGCGGGGTTTGAAGATATCAGACGATGGGCTGAGAGTACGAATTGTTGTAGATAATTTGCGTGAGAAGTACGTTCATGAAGTTCGGCTTGGAGAAATTCATTCAGAAGATGGAATACCCCTTTTGCACAATACAGGGTATTATACATTGAATTACATTCCGGCGGGTGATGCATTGATGGATGATGAACTGACTGCCATAATTGATCCTGCTCAACCTCGTGATGTGGTGAGTCCGGCAACCGATTTAGTACAGGAAGAGAGTAATGCTGAGGAAATCCGGGAAGAATCGGATGATTTACCCGTTGCTAAGCGGGTCACTGAGCTGCCAGAATCCTGGGTCGACGGTCCTGACAGAACAATCAGATTAGGCACAAAACCCGGCCTGCAATTCGATATGGAAACTATTGAAGTAAACTCAGGCAGCAAAATCAGATTGGAATTCATCAATGACGATGATATGCAGCACAATGTAGTCATTGTTCAACCGGGAACAGCTGATGAGGTCGGAGAAGAAGCCATGTTGCTTGGTTTGCAGGGTCCTGAGATGCAGTATGTGCCAGATAATGATAATGTACTATTTTATACCGCAATACTTCGTCCCGGTATGTCAGAATCAATATACTTTACAGCTCCCGATATACCGGGCGAGTATACGTATGTTTGCACATTCCCCGGTCACCATATTGTGATGAGGGGAAGATTGATTGTAAATTAA
- a CDS encoding GNAT family N-acetyltransferase yields MLAERRVLRDISSKSYTIKIAKTKEEEEAAFRLRYNVFIEELNRDFNYEEEKDKDTYDEQSHHLIVIENKTGSVVGTYRLQHYEQAIQGNGFVTDNRFHLDQFPDEILKKGVEVGRACISKEHRNGRVLYLLWKGFAGYLTHFGKRYLFGYSAFDTSDPAVLRNTFNHFKEKGLIHPKYYLDVREAYRLPQNIEINGTTEIDIPTLMQNYFDVGCLVSGGPSYDEKKLAHCVILLDIETISDRTRKLFFG; encoded by the coding sequence TTGCTGGCTGAAAGAAGAGTACTCAGAGATATTTCGAGTAAAAGTTACACGATAAAAATTGCTAAAACCAAAGAGGAGGAAGAAGCTGCTTTCAGACTCAGGTATAACGTGTTTATTGAGGAGCTGAACAGAGATTTTAATTATGAAGAAGAGAAAGACAAAGATACGTACGATGAACAATCACACCATTTGATTGTTATTGAAAATAAAACCGGCTCAGTGGTGGGTACATATCGTTTGCAGCATTATGAACAGGCAATTCAGGGCAATGGATTTGTAACGGACAATAGATTTCATCTGGATCAGTTTCCAGATGAGATTTTGAAAAAAGGTGTGGAAGTCGGGCGGGCATGCATCAGCAAAGAACATAGAAATGGCAGGGTGTTATACCTGCTATGGAAAGGATTTGCAGGTTATCTCACCCATTTCGGAAAACGGTACTTGTTTGGGTACTCTGCCTTTGATACATCTGATCCGGCAGTTTTGCGGAATACGTTTAATCACTTTAAAGAAAAAGGTCTCATTCATCCGAAATATTATTTAGATGTTCGTGAAGCGTATCGTTTGCCGCAAAATATTGAAATAAACGGCACTACTGAGATCGATATTCCAACTTTGATGCAAAATTATTTTGATGTTGGATGTCTTGTTAGCGGAGGACCATCCTATGACGAAAAAAAATTAGCACACTGTGTGATACTGCTGGATATAGAGACAATTTCTGACCGTACACGCAAATTGTTTTTTGGCTGA
- a CDS encoding CDP-alcohol phosphatidyltransferase family protein, whose protein sequence is MSKLSLQDKFIDISDYGRPFATRLAALLKHTSATPVHITLVFGVCGLIAVYAILIEFFVTAAIFLILKSIIDAADGELARVKKSPSYTGRYLDSIFDFILNFLVITAIWIVTEHAFTTAFLAFFCLQLQGTLYNYYYVIQRHQTSNGDTTSKIFETEVPTAYPGENQKTVALLFRIYSLFYSLFDRLIYRIEPHAPQSDPFPKWFMTLLSIYGLGFQLLIISVMLAFGLINWIIPLLIVYTIFIFLFIAIRKSILSR, encoded by the coding sequence ATGTCTAAACTCTCTTTACAAGACAAATTTATCGATATATCAGATTACGGACGTCCGTTTGCAACCCGGCTGGCAGCCCTTCTGAAACATACTTCAGCAACTCCTGTTCACATCACGCTTGTTTTTGGTGTTTGCGGCCTAATTGCTGTTTATGCTATTCTGATAGAGTTTTTTGTAACTGCAGCAATCTTTCTGATCCTGAAATCCATTATTGACGCTGCAGACGGTGAACTCGCAAGGGTTAAAAAATCACCATCGTATACAGGCAGATATCTCGATTCGATTTTCGATTTTATTCTGAATTTCCTGGTCATAACTGCCATCTGGATCGTTACAGAGCACGCTTTTACGACGGCATTTCTCGCATTCTTCTGTTTACAGCTGCAGGGCACACTCTACAACTATTATTATGTAATCCAGCGGCACCAGACCAGCAACGGGGATACGACCAGTAAAATATTTGAAACCGAGGTTCCAACTGCGTATCCGGGAGAAAATCAGAAAACCGTTGCCTTACTCTTTCGAATCTACTCTTTGTTCTATTCGTTATTTGACAGGCTGATTTACAGGATCGAACCCCATGCACCCCAATCAGATCCATTTCCAAAATGGTTTATGACGTTGTTATCCATTTATGGACTTGGCTTTCAGCTTCTGATTATTTCCGTGATGCTTGCATTCGGCTTAATCAACTGGATTATTCCCCTCTTAATTGTATATACAATATTTATATTTTTATTTATTGCGATCCGAAAATCAATCCTGAGCCGATAA
- a CDS encoding SDR family NAD(P)-dependent oxidoreductase has protein sequence MQFKKSMESSLFSLSGKTAVVTGASKGIGRSIAEIFSQQGAEVHILDLDDEAGEEVMNGINNNNGRASYHHLDVSKQSVVREVIGQIYQQSGRLDILVNNAGIAQIGNLENTSEEAFDNVYKVNVKGVYNCAYAVIDKMKKNGTGVILNMASVVASVGIEDRFAYTMSKGAVLTMTYSIARDYIKDNIRCNAISPARVHTPFVDGYLKQNYPGREKEMFDKLSATQPIGRMAKPDEIAYLALYLCSDEASFITGSNFPIDGGFTTLNS, from the coding sequence ATGCAATTCAAAAAATCAATGGAATCAAGCCTGTTTTCATTATCTGGTAAAACGGCAGTAGTTACCGGCGCTTCCAAAGGAATCGGACGAAGTATAGCCGAAATCTTTTCCCAACAAGGTGCTGAAGTACATATACTGGATTTAGATGACGAAGCCGGAGAAGAGGTTATGAATGGTATCAATAACAATAATGGAAGAGCTTCATATCATCATCTGGATGTAAGCAAACAGTCTGTGGTCAGGGAAGTGATCGGTCAGATCTATCAGCAAAGCGGTCGACTGGATATCCTTGTAAACAATGCTGGCATCGCTCAAATCGGGAATCTTGAAAATACAAGTGAAGAAGCCTTCGACAATGTGTATAAAGTCAACGTAAAAGGGGTATACAACTGTGCTTATGCTGTAATTGACAAAATGAAAAAAAACGGAACCGGAGTGATTCTCAATATGGCATCTGTTGTGGCTTCGGTTGGGATCGAGGACCGTTTCGCTTATACGATGAGTAAAGGTGCCGTACTGACGATGACCTATTCAATTGCCAGGGATTACATCAAAGATAATATACGGTGTAATGCCATCTCTCCCGCCAGGGTGCACACTCCATTTGTGGATGGGTATCTGAAGCAGAATTACCCCGGCCGTGAAAAAGAGATGTTTGATAAACTTTCCGCTACCCAACCCATTGGGCGGATGGCAAAACCAGATGAAATTGCCTATCTGGCACTTTATTTGTGTTCCGATGAAGCATCATTTATCACCGGGTCCAATTTTCCCATCGACGGCGGTTTTACTACATTAAACTCATGA
- a CDS encoding alpha/beta hydrolase — MRPITSILFILLFTACTTIEITEQDAFENHRTVTPETFDFQSYTLHEKDIETDDGETISSWFIEHENAQATVIYFGGNAYLMVKSPPLLDVYSEIPVNLVLFDYRGYGKSSGSPSVQGVQTDAIAVFNETAAHFRSNDANHPIFVHGQSMGTFIAAFMADHETVDGYILENPITEVNNWTRRMLPWILRPFVRFDIERSIDSQSNLERAASTDSPLLIFTGSNDMITQSWMADEIYEASASDQKDLVKIAGGTHNDLPSFSIYQTRLREFLTGENNDYQ, encoded by the coding sequence ATGAGACCCATCACATCCATTCTGTTTATCCTGCTGTTCACAGCCTGTACTACCATTGAAATCACAGAGCAGGATGCCTTTGAAAACCACCGCACGGTTACGCCCGAAACATTCGATTTCCAATCATATACACTGCATGAAAAAGATATTGAAACCGATGATGGTGAAACCATAAGCAGCTGGTTTATTGAACATGAAAACGCACAAGCTACCGTCATCTATTTTGGAGGAAATGCCTACCTGATGGTGAAATCGCCGCCACTGCTTGACGTCTATTCCGAGATCCCGGTCAATCTTGTACTATTTGATTACAGGGGATATGGAAAAAGTTCCGGTTCTCCATCGGTTCAGGGTGTACAAACTGATGCGATTGCCGTTTTTAATGAAACTGCCGCACATTTCAGAAGCAATGATGCCAATCACCCTATTTTTGTTCATGGCCAGTCTATGGGTACCTTCATTGCTGCATTTATGGCTGACCATGAGACGGTAGATGGCTACATCCTTGAAAATCCAATAACCGAAGTGAACAACTGGACCCGCAGAATGCTGCCGTGGATTCTGAGGCCGTTTGTCCGGTTTGATATTGAACGGTCTATCGATTCGCAAAGCAATCTTGAGCGGGCAGCGTCTACAGATTCACCCCTACTGATATTTACCGGCTCGAATGATATGATCACTCAATCATGGATGGCTGATGAGATTTATGAGGCATCTGCATCCGATCAGAAAGATCTCGTGAAAATCGCGGGCGGTACTCATAATGATCTCCCTTCTTTTTCAATCTACCAAACGCGGTTAAGAGAATTTCTGACCGGTGAAAACAACGACTATCAATAA